A region of Kribbella sp. NBC_01245 DNA encodes the following proteins:
- a CDS encoding TrmH family RNA methyltransferase — MRISSRNARFQQWQALLTNRNKRQRAGEFLVQGVRPITIAVDQGWPIRALLYDAQRPLTRWAEDILHRAGGEHVSMSRELLAELGEKEEAAPELIAVLEMPADDLDRIEVRHDFLGLVFDRPSGPGNIGSIIRSADAFGADGLIVTGHAADVYDPRSVRASTGSLFALPSVRVPSQREVMTWIDRERDRGKPVVVVGTDEKGEAELFDFDLTRPTLLLIGNETSGLSAAWRELADHLISIPMTGSASSLNAANAATTVLYEARRQRLLAARH; from the coding sequence ATGCGGATCAGCTCGCGGAATGCGCGGTTCCAGCAGTGGCAGGCGCTGCTGACCAACCGCAACAAGCGGCAGCGCGCGGGTGAGTTCCTGGTGCAGGGCGTCCGGCCGATCACGATCGCGGTAGACCAGGGCTGGCCGATCCGGGCATTGCTGTACGACGCGCAGCGCCCGCTGACCCGATGGGCCGAGGACATCCTGCACCGGGCCGGCGGTGAGCACGTGAGCATGTCCCGCGAACTGCTGGCCGAGCTCGGCGAGAAGGAAGAGGCCGCGCCCGAGCTCATCGCCGTACTGGAGATGCCGGCCGACGACCTGGACCGGATCGAGGTGCGGCACGACTTCCTCGGGTTGGTGTTCGACCGGCCTTCCGGCCCGGGCAACATCGGCTCGATCATCCGGTCGGCCGACGCGTTCGGCGCCGATGGGCTGATCGTGACTGGTCATGCCGCCGACGTGTACGACCCGCGCTCGGTGCGCGCCAGCACGGGATCACTCTTCGCTCTGCCGTCGGTGCGAGTGCCGTCGCAGCGCGAGGTGATGACCTGGATCGACCGCGAACGCGACCGCGGCAAGCCCGTGGTCGTAGTCGGTACGGACGAGAAGGGCGAGGCCGAGCTCTTCGACTTCGACCTGACCCGTCCGACCTTGCTGCTGATCGGCAACGAGACCTCGGGCCTGAGCGCTGCGTGGCGCGAGCTGGCGGACCACTTGATCAGCATCCCGATGACTGGCTCGGCGAGTTCGCTCAACGCGGCGAATGCCGCCACGACCGTGCTCTACGAGGCCCGCCGCCAACGCCTGCTAGCGGCCCGCCACTGA
- a CDS encoding GNAT family N-acetyltransferase — translation MTTVVLRPVEDDDVEIFHQYESDPEASRRAAFPAREHDRFVAHFAKIRVDPTVTLRTVLADGEVAGNIVEWEQDGQHWLGYWFGRAFWGRGVGTAALRLFLDEVRVRPLYADPAEQNVGSVRLLEKVGFKQVPPEEQPPPDNGITHILLVLDDSP, via the coding sequence ATGACCACGGTGGTGTTGCGGCCGGTCGAGGATGACGATGTCGAGATCTTTCACCAATACGAGTCGGATCCGGAGGCGTCGCGACGCGCGGCGTTCCCGGCGCGTGAGCATGACCGGTTCGTCGCGCATTTCGCGAAGATTCGGGTCGATCCGACCGTGACCCTGCGGACTGTGCTGGCCGACGGCGAGGTGGCGGGCAACATCGTCGAGTGGGAGCAGGACGGGCAGCATTGGCTCGGCTATTGGTTCGGCCGCGCCTTCTGGGGCCGGGGTGTTGGCACGGCGGCGCTGCGGCTCTTCCTGGACGAAGTGCGGGTCCGGCCGCTGTACGCCGATCCGGCCGAGCAGAACGTCGGCTCGGTTCGCCTGCTGGAGAAGGTCGGCTTCAAACAGGTGCCGCCGGAGGAGCAACCTCCACCGGACAACGGCATCACCCACATCCTGCTCGTGCTGGACGATTCCCCCTGA
- a CDS encoding MerR family transcriptional regulator, translated as MTQIKTEDGRYSPSAAAELTGLTIDTLRYYEKEELIGPIERLPGGRRVYNEWDIAWIGVVSCLRDAGLGISDLQRFTSLLRTEGNPATRVEFLRERRTALLDHIARMNAALGVLDDKITYYSTRETPTD; from the coding sequence ATGACCCAGATCAAGACGGAGGACGGCCGGTACAGCCCGAGCGCGGCGGCCGAGCTGACCGGCCTCACGATCGACACCCTGCGCTACTACGAGAAGGAAGAGCTGATCGGCCCGATCGAGCGCCTGCCCGGCGGCCGGCGCGTCTACAACGAGTGGGATATCGCCTGGATCGGCGTGGTCAGCTGCCTGCGCGATGCCGGCCTCGGGATCAGCGACCTGCAACGGTTCACCAGCCTGCTGCGGACAGAAGGCAATCCGGCCACCCGCGTCGAATTCCTCCGCGAGCGCCGGACCGCCCTGCTCGACCACATCGCCCGAATGAACGCCGCCCTAGGCGTCCTCGACGACAAAATCACCTACTACAGCACCCGCGAAACCCCCACGGACTAG
- a CDS encoding aldo/keto reductase has translation MTGLNLALGAMEFGSRIDEKTSFALLDQYVDAGGEWIDTADCYAFWHVPSGHGGQSEELLGRWFARRPGVRERVKLATKVGWEPLHPGGYPTSVESLDQAGIASALSTSLRRLGVDHIDLYWAHRDDRSTPLEETVAAFGQHVASGTVGRLGLSNWSLWRTERARALAVELGVEVPSFLQLKYSYVHPRPFVADQSGQHRFGWLTDETLDFATADPSWNLWAYTPLMAGSYERDDRPMPPEYDHPGTTARLEALAKVAAELGVSRSSVVVAWLIGGSPVVRPIVGASKPEQLAASIEGARLELPVDVRAELDTPW, from the coding sequence ATGACCGGATTGAACCTTGCACTGGGAGCGATGGAATTCGGCTCCCGTATTGACGAAAAGACCTCTTTCGCCCTGCTCGACCAGTACGTCGACGCGGGCGGCGAGTGGATCGACACGGCCGACTGCTACGCGTTCTGGCACGTCCCGAGTGGGCATGGCGGACAGAGCGAGGAGCTACTGGGCCGATGGTTCGCGCGCCGCCCCGGCGTACGGGAGCGGGTGAAACTCGCCACCAAGGTCGGCTGGGAGCCACTCCATCCCGGCGGCTATCCGACCTCCGTCGAATCGCTCGACCAGGCCGGTATCGCCAGTGCCTTGAGTACGTCGTTGCGCCGGCTCGGGGTGGACCACATCGACCTTTACTGGGCGCATCGCGACGACCGCTCGACGCCGTTGGAGGAGACGGTCGCGGCCTTCGGGCAGCACGTCGCTTCCGGTACGGTCGGCCGCCTCGGCCTGTCGAACTGGTCGCTCTGGCGGACCGAACGCGCTCGCGCTCTGGCCGTCGAGCTTGGTGTGGAGGTGCCGAGTTTCCTCCAGCTGAAGTACAGCTATGTGCACCCGCGGCCGTTCGTCGCCGACCAGTCGGGTCAGCACCGGTTCGGCTGGCTGACCGATGAGACGCTCGACTTCGCGACGGCCGATCCGAGCTGGAATTTGTGGGCCTACACGCCGTTGATGGCGGGCTCGTACGAACGCGACGACCGGCCGATGCCGCCCGAATACGACCACCCCGGTACGACGGCACGGCTCGAGGCCCTTGCCAAGGTCGCCGCCGAACTCGGTGTCAGCCGGTCGAGTGTCGTGGTGGCGTGGCTCATCGGCGGCTCGCCGGTGGTGCGGCCGATCGTTGGCGCGAGCAAGCCGGAACAGCTCGCGGCGTCGATCGAAGGCGCGCGTCTTGAGCTCCCGGTTGACGTACGCGCGGAGCTGGACACGCCGTGGTGA
- a CDS encoding alpha/beta fold hydrolase translates to MTTHHRAIEVNGHEIFYREAGAADAPVILLLHGFPTSSHMFRNLIPLLAKSYRVIAPDHLGFGQSAMPSADEFTYNFATLAELTTVFTEALGLSSYAMYVQDFGAPIGWRMALAHPERITAVITQNGNAYEDGLVEEMWADVHAYAAEQSPENEDAAAMMQSAELVKWQYLHGVPDPSLVSPDTWTHDLALLARPGAERVQLDIIRSYVDNFRLYPKFQEYFRTSQVPLLATWGENDEIFPPAGAKAFARDLPDAEIHLLPTGHFALETHAAEIAALMLEFLARRR, encoded by the coding sequence ATGACAACGCATCACCGCGCCATCGAGGTCAACGGGCACGAGATCTTCTATCGGGAGGCGGGTGCCGCGGACGCGCCGGTGATCCTGCTGCTGCACGGATTCCCGACTAGCTCGCACATGTTCCGCAACCTGATCCCGCTGCTGGCGAAGTCGTACCGCGTGATCGCGCCGGACCACCTCGGCTTCGGCCAGTCCGCGATGCCCTCGGCGGACGAGTTCACCTACAACTTCGCCACCTTGGCCGAGCTGACGACCGTGTTCACCGAGGCGCTCGGCCTCTCGTCGTACGCCATGTACGTCCAGGACTTCGGCGCGCCGATCGGCTGGCGGATGGCGCTCGCGCATCCCGAACGCATCACCGCCGTGATCACGCAGAACGGCAACGCCTACGAGGACGGGCTGGTCGAGGAGATGTGGGCCGACGTCCACGCGTATGCCGCCGAGCAGTCGCCCGAGAACGAAGACGCGGCCGCGATGATGCAAAGCGCCGAACTGGTGAAATGGCAATACCTGCACGGCGTTCCGGACCCGTCGCTGGTCAGCCCGGACACGTGGACGCACGACCTGGCGCTACTGGCCCGGCCTGGGGCTGAGCGGGTTCAGCTCGACATCATTCGTTCGTACGTCGACAACTTCCGGCTCTACCCGAAGTTCCAGGAGTACTTCCGGACGAGCCAGGTCCCGCTGTTGGCGACCTGGGGCGAGAACGACGAGATCTTCCCGCCGGCCGGGGCGAAGGCCTTCGCGCGGGACCTGCCGGATGCGGAGATCCACCTGCTGCCGACCGGGCATTTCGCCCTCGAGACGCATGCCGCCGAGATCGCCGCGCTGATGCTGGAGTTCCTCGCGCGACGGCGTTGA
- a CDS encoding CGNR zinc finger domain-containing protein — MLNVVRRDDELLLDLLNTAPIVDGVKADALADDAAAKGWLDDQGAAGTTPAVARAVRDAIASVVRGEKAEVLQPFLAGASRTPAIDGQVVRWDLKPGKAGEFAVRCVLAWAELEELAPGRLRPCENDECNLFLLDRSRANSRRWCSMATCGNRLKARRHHQRTTRT, encoded by the coding sequence ATGCTCAATGTGGTTAGACGTGATGACGAGCTGTTGCTGGACCTGCTCAACACCGCGCCGATCGTCGACGGGGTCAAGGCGGACGCCCTTGCGGATGACGCGGCCGCTAAGGGCTGGCTCGACGATCAGGGTGCGGCCGGTACGACGCCCGCCGTGGCGCGAGCGGTGCGGGACGCCATCGCGTCCGTGGTGCGCGGTGAAAAGGCGGAGGTGCTGCAGCCGTTCCTGGCCGGCGCCTCGCGTACGCCGGCGATCGACGGTCAAGTCGTGCGGTGGGACCTCAAGCCCGGCAAGGCGGGCGAATTCGCTGTGCGATGCGTGCTGGCCTGGGCCGAATTGGAAGAGCTCGCGCCTGGCCGACTTCGCCCCTGCGAGAACGACGAGTGCAACCTGTTCCTGCTCGACCGAAGCCGGGCCAACTCGCGCCGCTGGTGCTCGATGGCGACCTGCGGCAACCGCCTCAAGGCTCGCCGCCACCACCAACGCACCACCCGCACCTGA
- a CDS encoding GNAT family N-acetyltransferase encodes MTDAVRQDVTVRRGVLEDEAELLALDQAAWSPESGFPSLTPPERDSFFSERSKPEYHLVALHDERIVGYAKLVERYPIEEGAGVFAVHGLAVSPEARGLGIGSTLMQAVEDEVRRRGGRKICLNVFATNTAARKLYERQGYEVEGHSRAEFVINGQLIDDYSLAKFI; translated from the coding sequence GTGACTGATGCCGTGAGACAGGACGTGACCGTTCGCCGTGGCGTGCTCGAGGATGAGGCCGAACTGCTCGCCCTCGATCAGGCGGCGTGGAGCCCGGAGTCCGGGTTTCCCTCGCTGACGCCACCCGAGCGGGACTCGTTCTTCAGCGAGAGGTCCAAGCCGGAGTATCACCTGGTCGCGCTCCACGACGAGCGGATCGTCGGCTACGCGAAGCTGGTGGAGCGCTATCCCATCGAGGAGGGCGCCGGCGTCTTCGCCGTCCACGGCCTCGCGGTCTCGCCGGAGGCGCGCGGTCTCGGCATCGGCTCGACGCTGATGCAGGCCGTTGAGGACGAGGTACGTCGCCGCGGCGGCCGCAAGATCTGCCTGAACGTGTTCGCCACCAACACCGCCGCCCGCAAGTTGTACGAACGCCAAGGCTACGAGGTCGAAGGCCATTCCCGGGCCGAGTTCGTCATCAACGGCCAGCTCATCGACGACTACAGCCTCGCAAAATTCATCTAG
- a CDS encoding M23 family metallopeptidase codes for MSPLRDVSDRATPRSVVRTANTAGTARRSPAKHRVTRRKQVRGAQVIGLTAALAAAASASTVGVSNGASTNQADSIQPEAITAARIDRRELATRDASRFALADSTARKLQAAAEIQAKARAAKLAANRSATERRVAALAAAKKASAAAEAKKQAQAAAAAKARAAARAAAEAAAPKASLPTTGYRITATFGQGGSRWARNHTGLDFAAPYGTPIRSVLAGKAIAAEYAGAYGRQVKVRHSDGTVTSYSHMSEFTVSVGDSVSAGEQVGSIGTTGNTTGPHLHFEVLLGGETQVNPKPWLIDHGVTP; via the coding sequence GTGTCCCCTCTCCGTGACGTGTCCGATCGCGCCACACCGCGATCCGTGGTTCGCACGGCGAACACGGCAGGCACCGCCAGGCGTTCACCCGCCAAACACCGTGTCACTCGGCGTAAGCAAGTCCGAGGTGCTCAGGTCATCGGCCTGACCGCCGCGTTGGCCGCCGCAGCCAGTGCAAGCACCGTCGGCGTCAGCAATGGCGCCTCCACCAACCAGGCCGACTCGATCCAACCCGAGGCGATCACCGCCGCCCGGATCGACCGGCGCGAGCTGGCCACCCGCGACGCCTCGCGATTCGCCCTGGCCGACTCGACTGCCCGCAAGCTCCAGGCCGCCGCTGAAATTCAGGCGAAGGCCCGCGCCGCCAAGCTGGCCGCGAACCGTTCTGCGACGGAGCGCCGGGTCGCGGCACTTGCTGCCGCGAAGAAGGCCTCCGCCGCCGCAGAGGCCAAGAAGCAGGCCCAGGCCGCTGCGGCCGCAAAGGCCCGTGCAGCTGCCCGTGCTGCAGCTGAGGCCGCCGCACCGAAGGCTTCACTGCCGACTACCGGCTACCGCATCACTGCGACGTTCGGCCAGGGCGGCAGCCGCTGGGCGCGCAACCACACCGGCCTGGACTTCGCCGCGCCGTACGGGACTCCCATCCGGTCGGTGCTGGCCGGCAAGGCCATCGCGGCCGAGTACGCCGGTGCGTACGGCCGTCAGGTGAAGGTCCGGCACAGCGACGGCACTGTCACGTCGTACTCGCACATGTCGGAGTTCACCGTGTCGGTCGGTGACAGCGTCAGCGCCGGCGAGCAGGTCGGCTCGATCGGTACCACCGGCAACACCACCGGCCCGCACCTGCACTTCGAGGTACTGCTGGGCGGCGAGACCCAGGTGAACCCGAAGCCGTGGCTCATCGACCACGGCGTCACGCCGTAG
- the rpmG gene encoding 50S ribosomal protein L33 — MAKASDVRPKITMACTVCKERNYITKKNRRNDPDRLELKKFCPRCNDHTEHRETR, encoded by the coding sequence ATGGCCAAGGCAAGCGACGTCCGCCCGAAGATCACCATGGCGTGCACGGTGTGCAAAGAGCGCAACTACATCACCAAGAAGAACCGGCGCAACGACCCGGATCGTCTTGAGCTGAAGAAGTTCTGCCCGCGCTGCAACGACCACACCGAGCACCGCGAGACCCGCTGA
- a CDS encoding FAS1-like dehydratase domain-containing protein: MTIDASAVGRTYPAPESYLVGREKIREFADAIGDPNPAYRGDDAIAPPTFAFPLGQGAFNLMLADPVLGLALHRIVHADQKFAYKRPIRAGDEVAALCTLTAYRQLRGMDVVTTETVLTTTDGEELATTTAVIFHTPEGDA, translated from the coding sequence ATGACGATCGACGCATCGGCGGTCGGCCGAACCTATCCGGCCCCCGAGTCCTACCTGGTCGGCCGGGAGAAGATCCGCGAGTTCGCCGACGCGATTGGCGACCCCAACCCGGCCTATCGCGGCGACGACGCGATCGCCCCGCCCACCTTCGCCTTCCCGCTCGGCCAGGGCGCCTTCAACCTGATGCTGGCCGACCCCGTACTCGGGTTGGCGTTGCACCGGATCGTGCACGCCGACCAGAAGTTCGCCTACAAGCGGCCGATTCGCGCGGGGGACGAGGTGGCCGCGCTCTGCACGCTCACGGCGTACCGCCAGCTTCGCGGCATGGACGTCGTCACGACCGAGACCGTGCTGACCACCACTGACGGTGAGGAACTCGCGACCACCACCGCGGTCATCTTCCACACGCCGGAGGGCGACGCATGA
- a CDS encoding MaoC family dehydratase produces the protein MSTPLTEIEVGTELPPLTVQLTRASLVRYAGASADFNPIHYSDRFAGAIGLPGVVAHGMLTMASAARVVTDWLGDPGRLIEYGVRFTKPVVVPDDDKGATLEISAKVAAINEDGTARIDITAIAADEKVLGQARALVRLT, from the coding sequence ATGAGCACCCCGCTGACCGAGATCGAGGTCGGTACCGAGTTGCCGCCGTTGACCGTGCAACTGACCCGCGCCTCGCTGGTCCGATACGCCGGCGCCTCGGCCGACTTCAACCCGATCCACTACAGCGACCGGTTCGCCGGCGCGATCGGCCTGCCCGGCGTGGTCGCCCACGGCATGCTGACGATGGCCTCGGCGGCCCGGGTCGTGACCGACTGGCTCGGCGATCCCGGCCGGCTGATCGAGTACGGCGTGCGTTTCACCAAGCCCGTGGTGGTGCCCGATGACGACAAGGGCGCGACCCTGGAGATCAGCGCGAAGGTGGCAGCGATCAACGAGGACGGTACCGCCCGGATCGACATCACCGCGATCGCGGCCGACGAGAAGGTGCTCGGGCAGGCCCGCGCGCTGGTGCGGCTGACCTGA